A DNA window from Altererythrobacter sp. B11 contains the following coding sequences:
- the murD gene encoding UDP-N-acetylmuramoyl-L-alanine--D-glutamate ligase: MITSSAFAGRRYLVLGLARSGMAAVESLLASGAEVLAWDRREGPRDQLAGRVTVADPLVADLRGLDGIVLSPGVPLNTHPIAERGREAGVPLIGDIELFALARPSLPEHRVVGITGTNGKSTTTALVHHLLEQSGIPARMGGNIGLPILAQEPLAPGGVYVLELSSYQIDLTHSLACEAAALTNVTPDHLDRYAGFEAYAASKARLFAMQSPDQFAVFGCADAVTSKVQAEELARRGPGRADCAKLSRWGAHQAAWPSLQGPHNLQNAAIGAALALELGLSEDQVLAGLATFRGLPHRMERLGSFGGVDYVNDSKATNPASTAPALAAFPPDPDKRIHWICGGLPKSDDLDECAPAFGNIAAAYTIGEAGPRFAQILEPFMPVERCEMLSEAVCRAHAAAKPGDVVLFSPACASFDQFRDYETRGECFRRLVAEITGEAGGETATFTARSAA; encoded by the coding sequence ATGATCACCTCCTCCGCCTTTGCCGGCCGGCGCTACCTCGTGCTTGGCCTCGCCCGTTCGGGCATGGCGGCGGTGGAATCGCTGCTGGCGAGCGGGGCGGAGGTGCTCGCCTGGGATCGCCGCGAAGGCCCGCGCGACCAACTGGCCGGTCGCGTGACCGTGGCGGACCCGCTGGTTGCCGATCTGCGCGGGCTGGACGGGATCGTCCTGTCCCCCGGCGTGCCGCTCAACACCCATCCCATTGCGGAGCGGGGGCGGGAAGCCGGCGTGCCGCTGATCGGGGACATAGAGCTGTTCGCGCTCGCGCGGCCCAGCCTGCCCGAACACCGCGTGGTTGGCATCACCGGCACCAACGGCAAATCCACCACGACTGCCCTGGTGCACCATTTGCTGGAGCAGTCCGGCATACCCGCCCGGATGGGCGGCAACATCGGCCTGCCGATCCTGGCGCAGGAGCCGCTGGCCCCGGGCGGGGTCTATGTGCTGGAGCTTTCGAGCTACCAGATCGACCTCACCCACTCGCTCGCCTGCGAGGCCGCGGCGCTGACTAATGTCACGCCCGATCACCTCGATCGTTACGCGGGCTTCGAGGCCTATGCCGCGTCCAAGGCGCGATTGTTTGCCATGCAGAGCCCGGATCAGTTCGCCGTATTCGGCTGCGCCGATGCGGTGACCAGCAAGGTGCAGGCGGAAGAGCTTGCCCGCCGCGGGCCTGGCCGGGCCGATTGTGCCAAGCTTTCGCGCTGGGGTGCGCATCAGGCGGCATGGCCCTCGCTACAGGGGCCGCATAATCTGCAGAATGCCGCCATCGGTGCCGCACTGGCGCTGGAACTGGGGCTCAGCGAGGATCAGGTGCTGGCGGGCCTCGCCACGTTCCGCGGCCTGCCGCACCGGATGGAGCGGCTGGGGAGCTTCGGCGGCGTCGATTATGTGAACGACAGCAAGGCCACCAATCCGGCCTCCACCGCGCCGGCGCTGGCCGCTTTTCCACCCGATCCGGACAAACGTATCCACTGGATCTGCGGGGGCTTGCCGAAATCCGATGATCTGGACGAATGCGCCCCCGCCTTCGGCAATATCGCCGCCGCCTATACGATCGGCGAGGCCGGGCCGCGCTTTGCGCAGATCCTCGAACCCTTCATGCCGGTGGAACGCTGCGAAATGTTGAGCGAGGCAGTGTGCCGCGCCCATGCGGCTGCCAAGCCGGGCGATGTCGTGCTCTTCTCCCCCGCCTGCGCGAGTTTCGACCAGTTCCGTGACTATGAAACCCGCGGGGAGTGTTTTCGCCGGCTGGTGGCGGAGATCACCGGCGAGGCGGGCGGGGAAACAGCCACTTTCACTGCCAGGTCCGCAGCATGA
- a CDS encoding UDP-N-acetylmuramoyl-L-alanyl-D-glutamate--2,6-diaminopimelate ligase, with amino-acid sequence MKLGRLVAAAGLDAAGFGAQAEAPVSGFAIDHRKVAPGTVFGAFPGTRVNGEDFIPAAIAAGAVAVVARPQADVRGAAHIADAEPRRAFAHLAARFFTPVPGTIAAVTGTNGKTSVVEMTRQIWRMCGNRAASIGTLGVTTPDESVSTGLTTPDIVTFLANMAGLAREGVTHVAYEASSHGLSQYRNEGVPVAAGAFTNLSRDHLDYHADMEEYFAAKMRLFTEVVSDGGTAVVWADDPWAPRACEAAAARGLRLLTIGERGEGIQLLSRIPGHLGQDLHIRYEGTERRVHLPLIGAYQAANALVAAGLALATGSEAGAMFDALSRLQPVRGRLERAAIARSGAPVYVDYAHTPDALGAAIDALRPHVSGRLITVFGAGGDRDPGKRAPMGAIAVEKSDLVIVTDDNPRGEEAAVIRAQILEGAAGAREVGDRREAICAAIAGAGPEDIVLIAGKGHEQGQIIGAGDAMRVLPFDDVAVARECAAEMAGAKA; translated from the coding sequence ATGAAGCTGGGCCGGCTGGTGGCGGCTGCCGGGCTTGATGCTGCGGGCTTCGGCGCGCAGGCCGAGGCACCGGTAAGCGGCTTCGCCATCGATCATCGCAAGGTGGCGCCGGGCACCGTGTTCGGCGCCTTCCCCGGGACGCGGGTTAATGGGGAGGATTTCATCCCCGCCGCCATCGCCGCCGGTGCCGTGGCCGTGGTGGCCCGCCCGCAGGCCGATGTGCGCGGCGCCGCCCATATCGCCGATGCCGAGCCGCGCCGGGCCTTCGCCCATCTGGCCGCGCGCTTCTTCACCCCTGTGCCCGGCACGATTGCGGCGGTGACGGGCACCAATGGCAAGACCTCCGTGGTCGAGATGACGCGGCAGATCTGGCGCATGTGCGGCAATCGCGCTGCCTCGATCGGCACGCTCGGCGTCACCACGCCGGATGAGAGCGTCTCCACGGGGCTGACCACCCCCGATATCGTGACCTTCCTGGCCAACATGGCGGGCCTGGCGCGCGAAGGCGTGACGCATGTTGCCTATGAGGCTTCCAGCCACGGCCTCTCACAATATCGCAATGAAGGCGTGCCCGTGGCGGCGGGTGCCTTCACCAATCTCAGCCGCGATCACCTCGATTACCATGCCGACATGGAAGAATATTTCGCCGCCAAGATGCGGCTGTTCACCGAGGTGGTGAGCGATGGCGGCACGGCGGTGGTGTGGGCGGACGATCCCTGGGCGCCGCGTGCCTGCGAAGCTGCCGCCGCGCGCGGCCTGCGCCTGCTGACGATCGGCGAACGGGGCGAGGGCATTCAATTGCTCAGCCGCATTCCCGGCCACTTGGGGCAGGATCTTCACATCCGTTATGAAGGCACGGAGCGGCGCGTTCATTTGCCGCTGATCGGGGCCTATCAGGCGGCCAATGCTCTGGTTGCGGCGGGGCTCGCGCTGGCAACGGGCAGCGAAGCGGGGGCGATGTTCGATGCGCTCTCGCGCCTCCAGCCGGTGCGCGGCAGGTTGGAGCGGGCGGCGATCGCGCGCAGCGGCGCGCCGGTCTATGTCGATTATGCCCACACCCCAGATGCGCTGGGCGCTGCGATCGACGCACTGCGGCCGCATGTCTCCGGCCGGCTGATCACCGTGTTCGGCGCCGGTGGCGATCGCGATCCGGGGAAGCGCGCGCCGATGGGTGCGATTGCCGTGGAGAAGTCCGACCTGGTCATTGTCACCGATGACAATCCTCGGGGAGAGGAGGCCGCCGTGATCCGCGCGCAAATTCTGGAAGGTGCCGCCGGCGCGCGGGAAGTGGGCGACAGGCGCGAAGCGATCTGCGCCGCCATTGCCGGCGCGGGGCCGGAGGACATCGTCCTTATCGCCGGCAAGGGGCACGAACAGGGGCAGATCATCGGCGCGGGTGACGCGATGCGGGTGCTTCCCTTCGATGATGTGGCGGTGGCGCGCGAATGCGCGGCCGAAATGGCAGGAGCAAAGGCATGA
- the mraY gene encoding phospho-N-acetylmuramoyl-pentapeptide-transferase has translation MLYLLAQWLEFEGLFNLVRYQTFRAGAAMLTALFIGLVIGPRFINMLRVRQGKGQPIRTDGPKTHLAKVGTPTMGGLMILISLLIAMLIWMDPYSPLVWACVAVTAGFGLIGFLDDFDKVTKRSHKGVSGKVRLLLEFIVAGVASWIIVGHISTDLYVPFFSGRFVPLGPLYYVFAATVIVGFGNAVNLTDGLDGLATMPVVIAAGAFMLICYLVGRVDFSGYLGIPYVEGAGELAIFCAGIMGAGLAFLWFNAPPAAVFMGDTGSLALGGALGAIAVAAHHEIVLLIIGGLFVMETASVIIQVFWFKRTGKRIFRMAPIHHHFEQLGWKESTVVIRFWIIAIVLAVLGLATLKLR, from the coding sequence ATGCTGTACCTGCTTGCGCAATGGCTTGAATTCGAAGGTCTGTTCAACCTCGTCCGGTATCAGACCTTCCGCGCCGGGGCCGCCATGCTCACGGCGCTGTTCATCGGGCTGGTGATCGGCCCGCGCTTCATCAACATGCTGCGCGTGCGCCAGGGCAAGGGTCAGCCCATCCGCACGGACGGGCCGAAGACGCATCTCGCCAAGGTGGGCACGCCCACCATGGGCGGGCTGATGATCCTGATCTCGCTGCTGATCGCCATGCTGATCTGGATGGACCCCTACAGCCCGCTGGTCTGGGCCTGCGTGGCGGTGACGGCGGGGTTCGGCCTGATCGGCTTCCTCGACGATTTCGACAAGGTGACGAAGCGCAGCCACAAGGGCGTGTCGGGCAAGGTCCGCCTGCTGCTCGAATTCATCGTTGCGGGCGTGGCCTCGTGGATCATCGTCGGCCATATCAGCACCGATCTCTACGTGCCGTTCTTCTCCGGTCGCTTCGTGCCGCTCGGGCCGCTCTATTATGTCTTCGCCGCCACCGTGATCGTGGGCTTCGGCAATGCCGTGAACCTGACCGACGGGCTGGACGGGCTGGCGACCATGCCCGTGGTGATCGCCGCGGGCGCCTTCATGCTGATCTGCTACCTCGTCGGCCGCGTGGATTTCAGCGGCTATCTCGGCATTCCCTATGTGGAAGGCGCTGGCGAGCTGGCGATCTTCTGCGCCGGCATCATGGGGGCGGGCCTCGCCTTCCTGTGGTTCAACGCGCCGCCCGCGGCGGTGTTCATGGGCGATACGGGCAGCCTCGCCCTCGGCGGCGCACTGGGCGCGATCGCGGTGGCGGCGCATCACGAAATCGTGCTGCTGATCATCGGCGGCCTGTTCGTGATGGAAACGGCCAGCGTCATCATCCAGGTGTTCTGGTTCAAGCGCACGGGCAAGCGCATCTTCCGCATGGCGCCGATCCACCACCATTTCGAACAGCTCGGCTGGAAGGAATCGACCGTCGTGATCCGCTTCTGGATCATCGCCATCGTCCTCGCCGTGCTCGGCCTGGCGACATTGAAGCTGCGATGA
- a CDS encoding peptidoglycan D,D-transpeptidase FtsI family protein, with amino-acid sequence MTALAASHPAPAGRVRLVNIRRRTLLMAQLRALFVGLAFVLLTFAALMRIAWLGVVQPAPVERSMAEALLPPRGEITDRNGVPLARAFPAYALWFNPHALEDGGPPLVKSPEEVARRLKAIFPDLNEAQVRAQLAAGKAGYLRRRVLPEDANKVYEIGELALEMPRETDRHYPQGGMAAHVLGYVAADGHGRVGMEAVLDKQLTDPATRGTPVALSIDARVQGALEDELRSGMLQVDAVGAAGIVLDVDTGEVVALASLPEFDPNKIDAQGERNMFNRVTNQVYELGSTFKPLTVAAAIDDGVVTDLSRRYQANRPLQVGKFRIHDSHIIGATLNVPEALIHSSNIVTAQVADELGADRLKRVMEDLGMNERPYIELPARGFPIWHKGKWPRLRAMTVSYGHGIAVTPLHLASAYAAMVNGGIWRPATLKKLAPGEAPHGRRVFKSSTSARMNQLLRMITAYGTGRSADAPGFRVGGKTGSAEKPGVGGYQRSTLVSTFAAAFPMDKPRFVVIAMLDEPKGTAASSYQRTAAWNAAPIVGRLVPRIGPLLGVLPDDTRDIDLTDLKPLVGRAEEVGE; translated from the coding sequence GTGACGGCGCTCGCTGCCTCCCATCCGGCGCCGGCGGGCCGCGTCCGCCTGGTCAACATCCGCCGCCGAACGCTGCTGATGGCGCAGCTCCGCGCGCTGTTCGTCGGCCTGGCCTTCGTGCTGCTGACCTTCGCCGCGCTGATGCGCATCGCGTGGCTGGGGGTGGTGCAGCCCGCGCCGGTCGAACGCTCCATGGCCGAAGCGCTGCTGCCCCCGCGCGGCGAGATCACCGATCGCAACGGCGTGCCGCTGGCCCGCGCCTTCCCGGCCTATGCGCTGTGGTTCAATCCGCATGCGCTGGAAGACGGCGGTCCGCCCCTGGTGAAATCGCCCGAGGAAGTGGCGCGGCGGCTGAAGGCGATCTTCCCCGATCTGAACGAGGCGCAGGTGCGCGCGCAGCTTGCCGCGGGCAAGGCCGGCTATCTGCGCCGCCGCGTGCTGCCGGAAGATGCGAACAAGGTCTATGAGATCGGCGAGCTGGCGCTGGAAATGCCGCGCGAGACGGACCGGCACTATCCGCAGGGCGGCATGGCGGCGCATGTGCTGGGCTATGTTGCGGCGGACGGACACGGCCGCGTGGGCATGGAAGCGGTGCTGGACAAGCAGCTGACCGATCCCGCCACGCGCGGCACGCCAGTGGCTCTTTCCATCGATGCGCGGGTGCAGGGCGCGCTGGAAGACGAATTGCGCAGCGGCATGCTGCAGGTGGACGCCGTGGGCGCCGCCGGCATCGTGCTGGATGTGGACACGGGCGAGGTCGTAGCTCTCGCTTCGCTTCCTGAATTCGATCCCAACAAGATCGATGCCCAGGGGGAGCGCAACATGTTCAACCGCGTGACCAACCAGGTTTACGAGCTGGGCTCCACCTTCAAGCCGCTGACCGTGGCGGCCGCGATCGACGATGGCGTGGTGACCGATCTTTCGCGCCGCTATCAGGCCAACCGCCCGCTGCAGGTCGGCAAGTTCCGTATCCATGACAGCCACATCATCGGCGCCACGCTGAACGTGCCCGAGGCGCTGATCCATTCCTCCAACATCGTCACCGCGCAGGTGGCGGACGAGCTCGGCGCTGACCGGCTGAAGCGGGTGATGGAAGATCTGGGCATGAACGAGCGGCCCTATATCGAGCTGCCGGCCCGCGGCTTTCCCATCTGGCACAAGGGCAAGTGGCCGCGCCTGCGCGCGATGACGGTCAGCTATGGCCACGGCATCGCGGTGACGCCGCTGCACCTCGCCAGCGCCTATGCGGCGATGGTCAATGGCGGCATCTGGCGGCCTGCCACGCTGAAGAAGCTGGCGCCGGGCGAAGCGCCGCACGGCCGCCGGGTGTTCAAATCCTCCACCAGTGCGCGGATGAACCAGCTCCTGCGCATGATCACCGCCTATGGCACGGGCCGCAGCGCCGACGCACCGGGCTTCCGCGTTGGCGGGAAGACGGGCAGCGCGGAAAAGCCGGGCGTGGGCGGCTATCAGCGCTCCACGCTGGTTTCCACCTTCGCCGCAGCCTTCCCGATGGACAAGCCGCGCTTCGTGGTGATCGCCATGCTGGACGAGCCCAAGGGCACTGCCGCCAGTTCCTATCAGCGCACGGCGGCCTGGAACGCCGCCCCGATCGTCGGCCGACTGGTGCCGCGGATCGGCCCGCTGCTGGGCGTGTTGCCCGACGACACACGCGACATCGATCTCACCGATCTCAAGCCGCTGGTCGGCCGTGCGGAAGAGGTTGGCGAATGA
- a CDS encoding UDP-N-acetylmuramoyl-tripeptide--D-alanyl-D-alanine ligase, with translation MNALRKTLRWPGSGHDTRRLALWDAEALAAAMGGEASGAFQVSGVEIDSRDVRAGDLFVALTGETTDGHKFIDKAFANGAVAAVVDRPIAQPHVLVKDTSIALELLAKAARGRVKARIVGVTGSVGKTGVKEAIFAALERASRGAAHRSVRSYNNHVGVPLSLARMPARSRYGVFEMGMNHAGEIAGLTAQVRPDVAVITTIAPAHIENLGSEEAIADAKAEIFAGLQPGGTAVIPADSPHFERLRDAALARGAKVLGFGRSEHAEVRLLDAVPAANGGSLVTAALGERRLCYSVAEPGEHWIANSLCVMAAVYAAGGDLGAAGLALAEMGGLKGRGARHRVKAPGGHALFIDESYNANPASMRATLAQLGATPATRRIAVLGAMKELGDFGPAFHAQLREPLEEAQVDYAILVGPDMAPLARELGKPVPPSLGNAIPFAHCEGPGEAIAALEEFGLAGGDAVLVKGSNSVGLGRVVAHFTAREG, from the coding sequence ATGAATGCGCTGCGCAAGACTCTGCGCTGGCCCGGCAGCGGGCACGATACCCGGCGCCTGGCGCTGTGGGATGCCGAAGCTCTGGCTGCGGCCATGGGCGGGGAAGCAAGCGGTGCTTTTCAGGTTTCCGGCGTAGAGATCGATTCCCGGGATGTGCGCGCAGGCGATCTGTTCGTGGCGCTGACGGGCGAAACGACCGACGGCCACAAGTTCATCGACAAGGCCTTCGCCAATGGTGCCGTGGCGGCAGTGGTGGACCGCCCGATCGCCCAGCCGCACGTGCTGGTGAAGGATACCTCCATCGCGCTTGAGCTTCTTGCGAAGGCAGCCCGCGGCCGGGTGAAGGCGCGCATCGTCGGCGTCACCGGATCGGTGGGCAAGACCGGCGTGAAGGAAGCGATCTTCGCGGCGCTGGAACGGGCCAGCCGGGGCGCGGCGCACCGCTCCGTGCGCAGCTACAACAATCATGTCGGCGTGCCGCTCAGCCTCGCGCGGATGCCCGCGCGCAGCCGCTACGGCGTGTTCGAAATGGGCATGAACCACGCGGGTGAAATCGCCGGGCTGACCGCGCAGGTCCGCCCCGATGTGGCTGTGATCACCACCATCGCCCCGGCGCATATCGAAAACCTCGGCAGCGAGGAGGCTATTGCCGATGCCAAGGCGGAGATCTTCGCCGGCCTGCAGCCCGGCGGCACGGCGGTGATCCCCGCCGACAGCCCGCATTTCGAGCGCCTGCGCGATGCCGCTCTGGCTCGCGGCGCCAAGGTGCTGGGCTTCGGTCGCTCCGAGCATGCCGAGGTGCGTCTGCTCGATGCCGTTCCGGCGGCCAATGGCGGCTCGCTGGTCACCGCGGCGCTGGGCGAGCGGCGCCTGTGCTATTCGGTTGCGGAGCCGGGCGAGCACTGGATAGCCAATTCGCTGTGCGTGATGGCCGCGGTGTATGCAGCGGGCGGCGATCTCGGCGCGGCCGGGTTGGCGCTGGCGGAGATGGGCGGGCTCAAGGGCCGCGGCGCGCGCCACCGGGTGAAGGCCCCCGGCGGCCACGCGCTGTTCATCGACGAAAGCTACAACGCCAATCCGGCTTCCATGCGCGCCACGCTGGCGCAGCTGGGTGCCACCCCCGCCACGCGGCGGATCGCGGTGCTGGGCGCGATGAAGGAACTGGGCGATTTCGGCCCCGCCTTCCACGCCCAGCTGAGAGAGCCGCTGGAAGAGGCGCAGGTGGACTATGCGATCCTTGTCGGCCCCGATATGGCGCCGCTCGCACGCGAACTGGGGAAACCCGTACCGCCCTCGCTTGGCAATGCCATTCCCTTTGCGCATTGCGAAGGTCCGGGCGAAGCCATCGCCGCGCTGGAAGAATTCGGCCTGGCCGGTGGCGACGCGGTGCTTGTGAAAGGTTCCAATTCGGTGGGTCTGGGCCGCGTGGTGGCCCACTTCACCGCGAGGGAAGGCTGA